The genomic interval CGAAGGGGGAACCGCAAGCCGATAAACCTGAAAAAGCTTCTGAATCAAATGAGGCTAAAGAAAGAGTAAAGAAACCAGCTCCGCAAGCGAAGAAAACTGCGCCAAAGGCAAATTCAAAGGCTACGGCGCCGGCGCCGGCGCGAAAAGCTGCACAGCGGCAGTCGATCCGGGTGGATATTGAAAAACTGGAAATGCTGCTGGACCTGGTGGGTGAGCTGGTCATCGCCGAAGCGATGGTGGCTCAGAATCCCGATCTCAAAGAACTGCTTAATGTTTCCCTGGATCGTTTTGAAAAATCTGCTTCGCACCTCAACAAGATAACTCGTGACTTGCAGGATATTGCCACTTCAATTCGGATGATTCCATTATCCGCGACCTTTCGAAGAATGATCCGGCTGGTGCGTGATTTGGCGCACAAAACCGGCAAGAAAGTCGACCTGGAAATTATCGGCGAGGAGATTGAAGTGGATAAAACGGTGATCGAAAAGATAACCGACCCCCTGGTGCACATGATTCGCAACTCCATCGATCATGGTATTGCTACGCCGGAAAGTCGTAAGAAGCTTGGTAAACCGGAGACCGGCCACCTCCTACTTGAGGCGAAATACGTCGGCGGGGAAGTCTGGATTTCCATTAAGGATGACGGTCAAGGTTTGAACCGCGAAAAGATTCTGGAACGGGCTATTGAGAAGGGGCTCGTCGAAGGGGATGGTTTGGACATACCGGATGCGCAAATCTGGCAGCTTATCTTTCAGCCTGGATTTTCAACCGCGGAAAAAGTTACGGCTGTTTCCGGGCGCGGGGTCGGCATGGATGTGGTCAGGCGAAACATTGAGGACATTCGCGGCAAGGTGGATATCGTTTGTGTCCCTGGCGAAGGCACTGAAGTGATATTGCGCATTCCGTTAACGCTGGCGATTATTGACGGCATGCTTATTCGTGTTGGCAGGAGCCTGTACATCATCCCGATTATTGCGATCCGGGAGACCATCAAAGCAAAATATAAAGACATCACCACAATGATGGACGGCCAGGAAATTATCAACATCCGCGGCAACTTATACCCTATCGTTCGCTTGCATGAATTTTACGGTATAGAGCCTTCCTCCACGGAGTTAACGGAAGGCATTTTAATGATAGTTGAAAACGCGGGCAGAAGATTCTGCTTATTTGTGGATGAGTTAATCGGTCAGCAGCAGATTGTTATCAAAGGACTTTCGGAGTATATCGGCCAAGTGAAAGCAATTTCAGGCTGTACCATTCTCGGCGACGGCAAGGTCTGCTTGATCATCGACATTGCAACTCTGGCAGATCGAGCTGAACAAGGGAAAAATGCGGTGGCACAAACGAGCATTCAAGATGCTGTAGTAAGTGTGGGATAGAAGATAGAAGATAGAGGTGGTTGTAGCCGAAGTGACCACACTTCGGATTCGGTAGGCCGAATTCTTGCGAGCACTTTTAGCACGATAAAACTTGATATAAATCTTTTAAACTATAATTAAAGTAAGGTGAAATCATGGTTGAAATGGATACCAAAGGTTTTGATACGGTTGAAGAAGTTGAAATGGAAGATACCCAGGAAGGCAAGTTCCTGACTTTCATTCTCGGTAACGAAGAATACGGGATTGAAATCCGCAATGTGACCGAAATAATCGGCATCCAAAGTATGACCGATCTGCCGGACACTCCGCCTTTTGTCAAAGGTGTGATTAACTTGCGCGGTAAGGTCATTCCGCTGATCGATGTCCGGCTTCGTTTCAACTTTGAAGAAAAAGAGTACGACGACCGCACCTGTATCATTGTTGTGAATATCGAAAATATGTCGGTTGGTCTCATTGTTGACACGGTTTCCGAGGTTATGGAAATCCCGGAAGGCGATATCGAGCCGCCGCCTAAAGTGAATAACAAAGCGGGCAGCCGTTACATTAAGGGCTTAGGAAAAGTCGGTGAGGA from candidate division KSB1 bacterium carries:
- a CDS encoding purine-binding chemotaxis protein CheW, which encodes MDTKGFDTVEEVEMEDTQEGKFLTFILGNEEYGIEIRNVTEIIGIQSMTDLPDTPPFVKGVINLRGKVIPLIDVRLRFNFEEKEYDDRTCIIVVNIENMSVGLIVDTVSEVMEIPEGDIEPPPKVNNKAGSRYIKGLGKVGEEVKILLDTHKLLFGDEIEQITESIAA
- a CDS encoding chemotaxis protein CheA — translated: MPDAEQQELLLAFIEEGNELLDESEPLLIELETKSNESGEVDGEVINTIFRLYHSLKGGAGFLDLDTVGKVTHVAETLLDLFRKGKGSISSDHVDILNKTCDFLRKLLNNIETNFTDAGFEDEAEDIIHDLKKKIEGITGEAGESAPQKPAEPAAKEADTSESSHAEEKPGEPTEVPSDMQLTITPEMVKQFTAEAEDMLTATEEAFLILDKDPTNQEQLGEAFRALHSFKGNAGFFGYGDLEKLSHQAETALDKIRLGEIGGDSQLFSLLLEILDFLRDGVEQAVEGRQPTIAALPGLTNLLQGNVARLESIKAKKPKGEPQADKPEKASESNEAKERVKKPAPQAKKTAPKANSKATAPAPARKAAQRQSIRVDIEKLEMLLDLVGELVIAEAMVAQNPDLKELLNVSLDRFEKSASHLNKITRDLQDIATSIRMIPLSATFRRMIRLVRDLAHKTGKKVDLEIIGEEIEVDKTVIEKITDPLVHMIRNSIDHGIATPESRKKLGKPETGHLLLEAKYVGGEVWISIKDDGQGLNREKILERAIEKGLVEGDGLDIPDAQIWQLIFQPGFSTAEKVTAVSGRGVGMDVVRRNIEDIRGKVDIVCVPGEGTEVILRIPLTLAIIDGMLIRVGRSLYIIPIIAIRETIKAKYKDITTMMDGQEIINIRGNLYPIVRLHEFYGIEPSSTELTEGILMIVENAGRRFCLFVDELIGQQQIVIKGLSEYIGQVKAISGCTILGDGKVCLIIDIATLADRAEQGKNAVAQTSIQDAVVSVG